In Cupriavidus basilensis, one genomic interval encodes:
- a CDS encoding chromosome partitioning protein ParB: MTAKPPLSSKRPAKRVGIGARPPANPHAEAWIRQGSADDLQKGDLYTARLTLDITPSMRSRIKVSAFTQGVTVADLLRALLEREFPEQTP, encoded by the coding sequence ATGACAGCGAAACCGCCACTCAGCAGCAAACGCCCGGCCAAGCGCGTCGGCATCGGCGCGCGCCCACCGGCGAATCCGCACGCTGAGGCGTGGATTCGCCAGGGCAGCGCCGACGACCTCCAGAAGGGCGACCTCTACACGGCCCGCCTGACCCTCGACATCACGCCCTCCATGCGCTCGCGCATCAAGGTGTCGGCCTTCACGCAGGGCGTGACGGTGGCCGATCTGCTGCGCGCATTGCTGGAACGGGAGTTCCCGGAGCAAACACCATGA
- the parA gene encoding ParA family partition ATPase produces MIVALLNQKGGVGKTTLATHIAGELAMRGQSVILLDADPQGSALDWTQRRSQQGLPRLFGAVGLARETLHQEAPELARRADHIVIDGPPRIAALARSALLAAERVLIPVQPSPYDLWASAEMVALIREAQVFRPALRAAFVINRRVSTTVIGREARGALAEQPLPALRSEVHQRIVFADSVAAGRLAREAAPDSAAAREITALVDELLRWPS; encoded by the coding sequence ATGATCGTTGCTCTGCTCAACCAGAAAGGCGGCGTGGGCAAGACCACGCTCGCCACTCACATCGCCGGCGAGCTGGCGATGCGCGGGCAGTCGGTCATCCTGCTGGATGCCGACCCGCAAGGCTCCGCGCTGGACTGGACGCAGCGCCGCAGCCAGCAAGGTTTGCCACGGCTGTTCGGCGCTGTGGGCCTCGCCCGCGAAACGCTGCACCAGGAGGCGCCAGAACTCGCCAGGCGGGCCGATCACATCGTCATCGACGGCCCGCCGCGCATCGCCGCCTTGGCGCGCTCCGCGCTGCTGGCGGCCGAGCGCGTGCTGATTCCTGTGCAGCCCAGTCCCTACGACCTGTGGGCCAGCGCCGAGATGGTGGCGCTGATCCGCGAGGCGCAGGTGTTCCGGCCTGCGCTTCGCGCGGCCTTCGTCATCAATCGGCGCGTCAGTACCACCGTGATCGGGCGCGAAGCACGCGGCGCTCTGGCCGAGCAGCCACTGCCCGCGCTGCGCTCGGAAGTGCATCAGCGCATTGTTTTCGCCGACAGCGTGGCCGCTGGCCGGCTTGCACGCGAGGCGGCGCCCGACAGCGCCGCCGCCCGCGAGATCACCGCGCTAGTGGACGAACTGCTGCGGTGGCCGTCATGA
- a CDS encoding AAA family ATPase: protein MPYGLDVFEGLAKVCKQLKTAIETEYTQSAADLSAFAPLQGDTPVGKLVASLSAKTALAQIEALATVTPEELTQHASLDKSLKENNPKEKAAQLRLRARRITAIAANAASKGAQVDQAVVAKLKGLADSYRTAQTAAALAAKQFKEGENLLPATGGETWRELFEAARKFAIESHPEKSFPALGADAPCPLCQQPLAEGSDRLLRFEAFIQQEAEKTSQARRVALYAEYKPFAAQVLTLNLDDVTYGEIEALDPQLAADAKAFEPLLAARQVAIKAAVISHQWDDVSQPLVNPTERLQALADKLNAEAVTLEKASDEKARATLQKQFLELDARVRLSQIKDAVVTAVNRLAHQAKLTKCLSAVKTNAISLKASELAEKVVSKELADALNREFKALGVGTLRVSLQSRSDRGKALHKLKLELPQSRSPGEILSEGEQRAIAIGSFLAEVGLNGGQGGIVFDDPVSSLDHRRRERVAKRLTAEAARRQVAVFTHDIYFLCLLVEEAKLAGVPIATQSLTRRTEGFGVADPDLPFEGKTASKRVSALKAQHQAIAKLHKDGEEQEHRRQTVDAYFRLRMAWERAVEEVLLREVILRFRKGVETQRLAGVVVEDDDYAQVNAGMTKCSNYAHDKALMGGVAVPEPDELLADIMALETWRGQVETRNVNTAKKRKAGPAVASLAAAP, encoded by the coding sequence GTGCCCTACGGGCTCGATGTATTCGAAGGGCTGGCCAAAGTCTGCAAGCAGTTGAAGACGGCGATCGAAACCGAATACACCCAATCCGCCGCTGATCTGTCCGCCTTTGCGCCCTTGCAAGGCGACACACCCGTCGGCAAGTTAGTCGCCTCGCTTTCCGCCAAGACGGCCCTTGCCCAGATTGAAGCGCTAGCAACGGTGACCCCAGAGGAACTGACCCAGCATGCGTCTCTGGACAAGAGCCTAAAGGAGAACAACCCGAAGGAGAAGGCTGCGCAACTGCGCTTGCGCGCTCGCCGTATCACAGCTATCGCAGCGAATGCGGCCAGCAAAGGCGCACAGGTGGATCAAGCTGTCGTCGCCAAGCTGAAAGGTCTGGCAGACAGCTATCGCACGGCGCAGACTGCAGCCGCCCTCGCCGCGAAGCAGTTCAAGGAAGGTGAGAACCTGCTGCCGGCTACTGGCGGCGAGACATGGCGTGAACTATTCGAGGCAGCGCGTAAGTTCGCCATCGAGTCCCACCCAGAAAAATCGTTCCCCGCGCTGGGCGCGGACGCACCTTGCCCGCTCTGCCAACAACCCCTTGCCGAAGGCTCCGACCGCTTGCTGCGCTTCGAAGCCTTTATTCAACAGGAAGCGGAGAAGACATCCCAGGCACGCCGTGTTGCCCTGTACGCGGAATACAAGCCGTTCGCTGCGCAGGTTCTCACGCTGAATCTCGACGACGTGACATATGGAGAAATCGAGGCCTTGGACCCGCAACTGGCCGCCGATGCCAAGGCTTTCGAGCCGCTCCTGGCCGCCCGTCAGGTGGCCATCAAAGCGGCAGTGATCTCGCATCAGTGGGACGACGTCAGTCAACCTCTGGTCAATCCGACCGAGCGCCTTCAGGCTTTGGCTGACAAGTTGAATGCCGAAGCGGTGACCTTGGAGAAGGCCTCGGACGAAAAGGCCCGTGCGACCCTGCAGAAGCAGTTCCTGGAACTGGATGCACGGGTAAGACTGAGTCAGATCAAGGATGCTGTCGTCACCGCCGTCAATCGACTCGCCCACCAGGCCAAGCTCACGAAGTGCCTGTCTGCCGTGAAGACCAACGCCATCTCGTTAAAGGCGTCGGAACTGGCGGAGAAGGTTGTGTCGAAGGAACTGGCCGACGCCCTGAACCGCGAATTCAAGGCGCTCGGTGTCGGCACGTTGCGCGTTTCGCTGCAGAGCCGGTCGGATAGAGGTAAAGCCCTGCACAAGCTCAAGCTGGAACTACCACAAAGCCGCAGTCCGGGCGAGATCTTGAGCGAGGGCGAGCAGCGCGCGATCGCGATCGGTTCCTTCCTTGCCGAGGTCGGCCTAAATGGGGGGCAGGGCGGCATCGTGTTCGATGATCCGGTGTCATCTCTCGATCACCGTCGGCGTGAACGTGTGGCAAAGCGCCTGACTGCAGAGGCAGCGCGGCGGCAGGTTGCGGTATTTACCCATGACATCTACTTCCTGTGCCTGTTGGTCGAAGAAGCGAAGTTGGCGGGTGTCCCTATCGCAACCCAAAGTCTGACCCGCCGCACAGAGGGCTTCGGGGTTGCAGACCCCGATCTACCATTCGAGGGAAAGACCGCGAGCAAGCGCGTCAGCGCCCTGAAAGCCCAGCATCAAGCCATCGCCAAACTCCACAAGGACGGCGAAGAGCAAGAACACAGACGGCAGACCGTCGATGCCTATTTCCGCTTGCGCATGGCATGGGAACGTGCCGTCGAGGAAGTACTACTGCGAGAGGTCATCCTTCGCTTCCGCAAAGGTGTCGAGACGCAGCGGCTGGCCGGTGTTGTAGTTGAGGATGATGACTACGCGCAAGTGAACGCGGGCATGACAAAGTGCTCGAACTACGCGCACGATAAGGCACTCATGGGTGGTGTCGCCGTCCCAGAACCCGATGAACTGCTCGCCGACATCATGGCGCTGGAGACTTGGCGCGGACAGGTCGAGACACGCAACGTGAACACGGCCAAGAAGCGTAAGGCCGGACCTGCCGTCGCGTCACTTGCCGCAGCGCCGTAG
- a CDS encoding ParB N-terminal domain-containing protein: protein MNAVTYTEAQALDTRANVLQAADPSKPMILVPLSRLVLRPTGRNVRKTPRMSIPELAASIQRVGLLQNLIVIPAADGEHYEVVAGGRRLAALKLLAKKHRIAKDWQVPCLQVADGTARTASLTENVQREAMHPADQFEAFAALVAEGRPIEDIAADFSVTPLVVQRRLKLANVSPRLMANYRADAVTLDQLMALSITDDHAAQERAFYDAPLWQRSPSALRERLTEREIDAYRHPLVRFVGLDAYEQAGGGVRRDLFAEDDAGVYLSDAALLERLAQDKLAGIAAEVKAEGWAWADATPGMTHADLHAFQRAPRERRAPNKREAQRIEKLQEKMRAIGEAVDAAMDAEDEEKADALQEEGEALGEQLQALEEGLRGYGANVKAAAGAIVTIDRNGEVVIHRGLLREAEAKALRTLEKLRQGFSDPDAANDDEGEEDEAPKTAAISDRLAQRLSAHRTAALQIEVARHPQVALAALVHGMVQTVLQGRYYGHDLPLGVRLTVQDRLEGMAPDWPDSPAAVALRELQQAWGGKLPDDSAELFAALLAMEQGELVKLLAVCVASTVDVVTPRATVQQPGAELVQAVGLDMAAWWRPTAEGYFKHVPKAAILQAVGELVPESVNRLAKLKKADIASEAERLADGTGWMPAIFKAEGPQEAMQEEGPEQDAPADAEAVADEPAEALAA from the coding sequence ATGAACGCCGTTACCTACACCGAAGCCCAAGCCCTCGACACCCGCGCCAACGTGCTGCAAGCCGCCGACCCGAGCAAGCCCATGATTCTGGTTCCCCTGTCGCGGCTGGTGCTGCGCCCCACGGGCCGCAACGTGCGCAAGACCCCGCGCATGTCCATTCCCGAACTGGCCGCGAGCATCCAGCGCGTGGGCTTGCTGCAAAACCTGATCGTGATTCCCGCTGCCGATGGCGAGCATTACGAGGTGGTGGCCGGTGGTCGCCGCCTTGCGGCCCTCAAGCTGCTGGCGAAGAAACACCGCATCGCCAAGGATTGGCAGGTGCCTTGCCTGCAAGTGGCCGATGGCACGGCCCGTACCGCGAGCCTCACCGAGAACGTGCAGCGCGAAGCCATGCATCCGGCAGACCAGTTTGAAGCGTTTGCGGCATTGGTGGCCGAAGGCCGCCCCATCGAAGACATTGCAGCGGATTTTTCCGTCACGCCGCTGGTGGTGCAGCGCCGCTTGAAGCTGGCGAACGTCTCGCCGCGCCTGATGGCGAACTACAGGGCCGATGCCGTGACGCTCGATCAGTTGATGGCGCTCTCCATCACCGACGATCACGCCGCGCAGGAGCGTGCGTTCTACGATGCGCCGCTGTGGCAACGCAGCCCCTCCGCGCTGCGCGAACGCCTGACCGAGCGCGAGATTGACGCCTACCGCCATCCGCTCGTGCGCTTCGTGGGGCTGGATGCCTACGAGCAGGCAGGCGGCGGAGTTCGCCGTGACCTGTTCGCGGAGGATGACGCGGGCGTGTACCTGAGCGACGCCGCCTTGCTGGAACGGCTGGCGCAAGACAAGCTGGCAGGCATCGCCGCCGAGGTGAAGGCCGAGGGCTGGGCTTGGGCCGATGCCACGCCCGGCATGACCCATGCCGACCTGCACGCCTTTCAGCGTGCGCCGAGGGAGCGGCGCGCACCCAACAAGCGCGAAGCACAGCGCATCGAGAAGCTGCAAGAGAAAATGCGCGCCATTGGCGAAGCCGTGGACGCCGCGATGGATGCCGAGGACGAGGAGAAGGCCGACGCCTTGCAGGAGGAAGGCGAAGCCCTGGGCGAGCAGTTGCAGGCGCTGGAAGAAGGCTTGCGGGGATACGGCGCGAACGTGAAGGCCGCAGCCGGTGCCATTGTGACCATCGACCGCAACGGCGAAGTCGTGATTCATCGCGGGCTGCTGCGCGAGGCCGAAGCTAAGGCGCTGCGCACGCTCGAAAAGCTGCGCCAAGGCTTCAGCGACCCGGACGCCGCGAACGATGACGAAGGCGAGGAAGACGAAGCGCCCAAGACAGCAGCGATTTCCGACCGACTGGCTCAGCGCCTGAGCGCCCATCGCACGGCTGCACTGCAAATCGAGGTAGCCCGGCATCCACAGGTGGCGCTGGCCGCGCTGGTGCATGGCATGGTGCAGACCGTCTTGCAGGGCCGCTACTACGGTCATGATCTACCGCTGGGCGTGCGCCTGACGGTGCAAGACCGGCTGGAAGGCATGGCCCCGGACTGGCCCGATTCACCCGCCGCCGTGGCGCTGCGCGAATTGCAGCAGGCGTGGGGCGGCAAGCTGCCCGACGACAGCGCCGAACTGTTCGCCGCGCTGCTGGCGATGGAGCAAGGCGAACTGGTCAAGCTGCTGGCCGTGTGCGTGGCTTCGACCGTGGACGTGGTGACGCCGCGTGCCACGGTACAGCAGCCGGGCGCGGAACTGGTGCAGGCTGTGGGCCTCGACATGGCCGCATGGTGGAGGCCGACCGCAGAAGGCTACTTCAAGCACGTTCCGAAGGCAGCGATTCTGCAAGCCGTGGGCGAGTTGGTGCCCGAGAGCGTCAACCGGCTGGCGAAGCTCAAGAAGGCCGACATCGCCAGCGAGGCCGAGCGGCTGGCGGATGGCACGGGCTGGATGCCTGCGATCTTCAAGGCCGAAGGCCCACAGGAGGCAATGCAGGAAGAAGGCCCGGAGCAGGACGCACCGGCAGATGCCGAGGCCGTGGCGGATGAACCCGCCGAGGCGCTGGCCGCTTGA
- a CDS encoding HNH endonuclease, whose amino-acid sequence MTSLEANIKFYETHYDMLRQWFLRPGDKVVLGDRQNRTCRFCGRKPPEVTFRKVAHAIPEALGNKSIESAYECDDCNEGFGRGIENDLGNWSKPTRTFARIRGKTGVPTLKKGGDGKGWRIEYGAAGFNITSYEDDPLYQIDEANQRITFQLKRDSYTPVAVLKAFMKIGLTLLPDEEVGNFPHLMSWVRSTDHSRRFADQCPIIRTFQPGPMPNDLIAAFVLRRKAHVANYPYMFLVLAYGNEVFQVQLPSENTTSP is encoded by the coding sequence ATGACCTCTCTCGAAGCCAATATCAAGTTCTACGAAACGCACTACGACATGCTGCGGCAATGGTTCCTGCGCCCAGGAGATAAGGTTGTCCTCGGCGACAGGCAGAATCGCACTTGCAGGTTTTGCGGTAGGAAGCCGCCCGAGGTGACCTTCCGCAAGGTCGCTCATGCGATACCGGAAGCACTCGGCAACAAGAGCATAGAGAGCGCGTATGAGTGCGACGACTGCAATGAAGGGTTTGGACGCGGCATCGAGAACGATCTAGGCAACTGGTCGAAGCCAACACGTACCTTCGCACGCATTCGTGGAAAAACTGGCGTGCCGACCTTGAAGAAAGGCGGCGACGGGAAAGGCTGGCGAATCGAGTACGGCGCTGCGGGCTTCAATATCACCTCGTATGAGGATGACCCGCTTTACCAGATAGACGAAGCGAACCAGCGGATCACCTTTCAGCTCAAGCGCGATTCCTATACGCCGGTCGCAGTGCTCAAGGCGTTCATGAAGATTGGCCTGACATTGCTCCCCGACGAAGAAGTCGGAAACTTCCCGCACTTGATGAGTTGGGTGAGGTCAACCGACCACAGTCGTCGATTTGCGGATCAGTGCCCGATCATTCGTACATTTCAGCCAGGGCCAATGCCGAACGATTTGATCGCCGCATTTGTCCTGCGGCGAAAAGCTCACGTCGCGAACTATCCCTACATGTTCTTGGTACTGGCCTACGGGAACGAGGTATTCCAAGTGCAGTTACCGTCGGAAAACACGACCTCGCCCTGA
- a CDS encoding helix-turn-helix domain-containing protein, producing MAAKHTLSEALKTIRKARGLSQEAFSDVSSRTYMSSLERDRKSPTLNKLAELCEVMEIHPLTLLTLAYAGDDAQQAEQLLAQVRQELKAVTKKEDVR from the coding sequence GTGGCGGCGAAGCACACATTGTCAGAGGCGTTGAAAACCATCAGGAAGGCGCGTGGTCTGAGCCAGGAAGCCTTCTCCGACGTGTCCAGCCGCACCTATATGAGTTCGCTGGAACGCGATCGCAAAAGCCCCACCCTGAACAAGCTGGCCGAGCTGTGCGAGGTCATGGAAATCCATCCGCTCACGCTACTGACGCTGGCCTACGCTGGCGACGACGCACAGCAGGCCGAGCAGCTTCTCGCGCAGGTGCGGCAGGAGCTGAAAGCCGTGACGAAGAAAGAGGATGTGCGGTAA
- a CDS encoding replication initiator protein A — MAPRDSQDLMAFPFFSLAKSRRTAPIDFQAGGVTIRVEGTAEHGIATIWDADILIWAASQIVEARDAGLRPSRLMQVRPYEILRFIGRGTSLRDYQRLKAALDRLQSTTVATSIRETTGRRLHRFSWINEWKELADARGTPLGLELILPDWFYAGVLDAALVLTIDPAYFRLTGGIERWLYRLVRKHGGRQPGGWQFDFQHLYRKSGSVARYYDFAADLRMLVARQALPGYLLGIEYVSYLPSPLLTFRPVPATARG; from the coding sequence ATGGCGCCGCGCGACAGCCAGGACTTGATGGCCTTTCCGTTCTTCTCTCTGGCGAAGTCGCGGCGCACGGCGCCGATCGACTTCCAGGCGGGCGGCGTGACGATCCGCGTGGAAGGCACGGCGGAGCATGGCATCGCCACGATCTGGGATGCGGACATCCTGATCTGGGCGGCCAGCCAGATCGTGGAAGCCCGCGATGCGGGCCTGCGCCCGTCGCGCCTGATGCAAGTGCGTCCCTACGAGATCCTGCGCTTCATCGGGCGCGGTACGTCGCTGCGCGACTACCAGCGCCTCAAGGCCGCGCTGGATCGTTTGCAGTCCACGACGGTGGCCACCTCCATCCGCGAGACGACCGGGCGACGCTTGCACCGCTTCTCGTGGATCAACGAATGGAAGGAGCTGGCCGACGCCCGCGGCACGCCGCTGGGCCTCGAATTGATCCTGCCCGACTGGTTCTACGCGGGCGTACTCGACGCCGCCCTGGTGCTGACCATCGACCCGGCGTATTTCCGGCTGACGGGTGGCATCGAGCGCTGGCTGTACCGGCTGGTGCGCAAGCACGGCGGGCGGCAGCCGGGGGGCTGGCAGTTCGATTTCCAGCACCTGTACCGCAAATCGGGCAGCGTGGCGCGGTACTACGACTTCGCCGCCGACTTGCGGATGCTGGTGGCACGGCAAGCCCTGCCGGGTTATCTGCTGGGCATCGAGTATGTTTCCTACCTGCCTTCGCCGCTGCTGACATTCCGGCCCGTGCCGGCCACGGCACGGGGATAA
- a CDS encoding DUF736 domain-containing protein: MANIGTFTADKDGYTGTLRTLTLNVKVKLVPNDKGDSEKAPDFRLQAASHDIGAAWKKTSEAGREYISVTLDDPSFPATVYARLIEGENGTHDLIWSRSKPQAA, from the coding sequence ATGGCCAACATCGGCACCTTCACCGCAGACAAAGACGGCTACACCGGCACGCTTCGCACCCTGACGCTCAACGTCAAGGTCAAGCTGGTGCCCAACGACAAGGGCGACAGCGAGAAGGCCCCGGACTTCCGCCTGCAGGCCGCCAGTCACGACATCGGCGCGGCGTGGAAGAAGACTAGCGAGGCCGGGCGGGAGTACATCTCCGTGACCCTCGACGATCCTTCGTTCCCGGCCACGGTCTACGCCCGCCTGATCGAAGGCGAGAACGGCACGCACGACCTGATCTGGTCGCGCAGCAAGCCTCAGGCGGCGTGA
- a CDS encoding RES family NAD+ phosphorylase: MSGVDLDEKAVCGTCIGNKFLSQKISASETTDVACDYCGRNAPTLGLDEIAQIFDHEFQDNYQVADNILREDHGYPSLGDELQEIIQQEVEPASHALSDDLFEIVWAIWERDAYDGQAPEADALFIKTGVADHWLHRRWHDMQESLRTRTRFVNPDALEVLQMVFDKVDKDVTASGEPLIVEVGPGHELGTLFRARVFQNDDALEKALEDPDAQLGPPPSGVGGAGRMNARGISMFYGANSPDVAIAEVRPPVGSRVAVAEFKILRSIRLLDLTRLPQIPSVINRSMFDASSLEIARRQKFLSQLERVLTKPVLPEHSEDGYLLTQVISDYLATHAKLNLDGLIFRSAQVPASENRRPLNVTLFNKASFVKRFFKRHGRELNAYLYETDDEGDQWFHPQVWYKEDPASLNDEWDFLEKTDSTLELVPQSIVICEIKGISYDIRKSEVQLMDVSERT; this comes from the coding sequence TTGAGCGGAGTCGATCTAGATGAAAAGGCAGTCTGTGGCACATGCATCGGCAATAAGTTCCTAAGCCAGAAGATAAGTGCCAGCGAAACGACCGATGTAGCGTGTGACTATTGCGGACGGAACGCACCGACCTTGGGGCTAGATGAAATCGCACAGATTTTTGACCACGAGTTCCAGGACAACTATCAAGTTGCCGACAATATTCTTCGTGAGGATCATGGGTATCCGTCTCTCGGGGATGAACTCCAGGAGATCATTCAGCAAGAAGTAGAACCCGCATCCCATGCGCTTTCCGACGATTTATTCGAAATCGTGTGGGCCATCTGGGAACGCGATGCATACGATGGCCAGGCACCAGAGGCGGACGCCTTATTCATTAAAACTGGCGTAGCAGACCACTGGCTTCATCGCCGATGGCATGACATGCAGGAAAGTCTTCGGACACGCACTAGGTTTGTTAACCCAGACGCACTCGAAGTGCTCCAGATGGTCTTCGACAAGGTAGACAAAGATGTCACTGCCTCGGGCGAGCCTTTGATTGTCGAGGTCGGCCCCGGTCATGAACTGGGAACTCTTTTCCGCGCACGTGTTTTTCAGAACGACGATGCCTTGGAGAAGGCGCTGGAAGACCCAGACGCTCAACTGGGGCCCCCCCCTTCGGGTGTTGGCGGTGCGGGACGCATGAACGCCAGAGGCATCTCGATGTTCTACGGCGCCAATTCGCCAGATGTCGCGATTGCCGAGGTACGGCCTCCCGTTGGAAGCCGCGTTGCGGTTGCAGAATTCAAAATTCTTCGTTCAATACGATTGCTGGATTTGACACGCCTGCCGCAAATTCCATCTGTCATAAATCGCAGCATGTTCGATGCGTCATCACTGGAAATCGCGCGACGACAGAAGTTCCTTTCTCAACTCGAAAGAGTACTCACCAAGCCCGTCCTCCCTGAGCACAGTGAGGATGGCTATCTGTTGACACAAGTGATATCCGACTATCTCGCCACCCATGCGAAGCTCAATTTGGATGGATTAATCTTCCGCTCTGCGCAGGTGCCAGCATCCGAAAACAGGCGCCCGCTCAACGTCACGCTATTCAACAAGGCATCGTTCGTAAAGAGATTTTTCAAGAGACATGGGCGCGAGTTAAATGCCTATCTATACGAAACGGATGATGAGGGTGATCAATGGTTTCATCCACAGGTTTGGTACAAAGAAGATCCCGCATCGCTCAACGATGAATGGGATTTCTTGGAAAAAACCGATTCGACGTTGGAGCTTGTCCCCCAGTCCATAGTCATCTGCGAAATCAAAGGCATCAGCTATGACATACGGAAATCGGAGGTGCAATTGATGGACGTATCTGAGCGGACTTAG
- a CDS encoding S26 family signal peptidase: MTILSTIASTSGGTLRPRSRLRARLGLAGLSACGLAALAWASFVHPLPRLTYNPSDSVAVGWYRVDPLDPRTGSLPASLRVGSIVLTTLPPDATALAAQRGYLPTRVPLLKRVGAMAPQEVCITGGSVRIDGVPSAAVLSADRWGRPLPSWRQCRQLQPGELFLLSVTNPASFDSRYFGPVSAAAVIGVAHPVWLEKRP, encoded by the coding sequence ATGACGATCCTCTCCACCATCGCCAGTACGTCCGGTGGCACGTTGCGTCCTCGCTCGCGCCTGCGCGCTCGCCTCGGGCTGGCGGGCCTGTCCGCCTGCGGCCTCGCTGCGCTGGCCTGGGCGTCCTTCGTGCACCCGCTGCCACGCCTGACCTACAACCCGTCCGATAGCGTGGCGGTCGGCTGGTATCGCGTCGATCCACTCGATCCGCGTACGGGCTCGCTACCAGCGTCATTGCGCGTGGGCAGCATCGTGCTGACCACGCTGCCGCCGGACGCTACTGCGCTGGCAGCGCAGCGCGGCTACCTGCCGACGCGCGTGCCGCTGCTCAAGCGCGTGGGCGCGATGGCACCGCAGGAGGTGTGCATCACTGGCGGCAGCGTCCGCATCGACGGCGTGCCGTCGGCCGCCGTGCTGTCCGCCGACCGCTGGGGCCGGCCGCTGCCATCCTGGAGGCAGTGCCGGCAGCTCCAGCCCGGCGAGCTGTTTCTGCTCAGTGTCACCAACCCGGCGTCTTTCGATAGCCGGTATTTCGGGCCGGTCAGCGCTGCCGCCGTGATCGGCGTGGCGCATCCGGTCTGGCTGGAGAAACGGCCATGA
- a CDS encoding DUF932 domain-containing protein — MQLASRFAHHSPALRSETPLSDDQIRRVAPSIFADAPHESRSERYSYIPTAAVLTELRKEGFQPFMVCQTRVRNEGRREHTKHMLRLRHSNQINAREANEIILLNSHDGTSSYQLLGGMFRFVCSNGLVCGDTMGDVRVPHKGDVAGHVIEGAYQVLGGFEHAQESRESMQAITLDAGESEVFARAALALKYDDPTKPAPITESQILMPRRFDDRRPDLWSVFNRTQENLTKGGLAGRAANGRRQRTRPVQGIDSDVRLNRALWLLADGMRQLKA, encoded by the coding sequence ATGCAACTCGCATCCCGCTTCGCTCACCACTCCCCCGCATTGCGCAGCGAAACCCCGCTGTCCGATGACCAGATTCGCAGGGTGGCCCCGTCCATCTTCGCGGACGCTCCGCATGAGAGCCGTTCCGAGCGGTACAGCTACATCCCCACCGCCGCCGTGTTGACCGAGCTTCGCAAGGAGGGTTTCCAGCCCTTCATGGTGTGCCAAACCCGCGTGCGCAACGAAGGCCGGCGCGAGCACACCAAACACATGCTGCGCCTGCGCCACTCCAACCAGATCAACGCCCGCGAAGCCAATGAAATCATCCTGCTGAACTCGCACGACGGCACGAGCAGCTATCAATTACTGGGTGGCATGTTCCGCTTCGTTTGCAGCAATGGCCTTGTCTGCGGCGACACCATGGGCGATGTGCGCGTGCCCCACAAAGGCGACGTGGCCGGGCATGTCATCGAGGGCGCCTATCAGGTGCTAGGTGGCTTCGAGCATGCGCAGGAATCGCGCGAATCCATGCAGGCCATCACGCTGGATGCAGGGGAATCGGAAGTGTTCGCCCGCGCTGCGCTGGCCCTCAAGTACGACGACCCGACCAAGCCCGCGCCCATCACGGAATCGCAAATCCTGATGCCGCGCCGGTTCGATGACCGCCGCCCCGACCTGTGGAGCGTGTTCAACCGCACGCAGGAGAACTTGACCAAGGGCGGATTGGCTGGCCGCGCCGCCAATGGCCGCAGGCAGCGGACCCGGCCCGTGCAGGGCATCGATTCCGATGTGCGCCTGAACCGCGCCCTGTGGCTGCTGGCCGATGGCATGCGTCAGCTCAAGGCCTGA
- a CDS encoding DUF2840 domain-containing protein, whose protein sequence is MTACALPAADAATAAPSPLLAALAAQPASTPLTRVALAYVDQRIDIYLRFGEPAHIIRFDRWRRCAVFLPNAVFCRIRWQSNDYGTIRWQLMVMQTCTPLDGAQRIPGVQPGARLLLHAEGENQVRAVLERIDAIEALGIASAAVSPAYWRTLANRLAARLPLPEYTAERHAACLAGRALP, encoded by the coding sequence ATGACTGCATGCGCTTTGCCTGCCGCTGACGCGGCCACGGCGGCACCGTCGCCACTGCTGGCCGCGCTCGCTGCGCAACCAGCCTCAACGCCGCTGACGCGCGTTGCACTGGCCTATGTTGACCAGCGCATCGACATTTATCTGCGCTTCGGCGAGCCGGCGCACATCATTCGGTTCGACCGCTGGCGGCGCTGCGCGGTGTTCCTGCCGAACGCCGTGTTCTGCCGCATCCGCTGGCAGTCCAACGACTACGGCACGATCCGCTGGCAGCTCATGGTGATGCAGACGTGCACGCCATTGGATGGCGCGCAGCGCATCCCCGGCGTGCAGCCGGGCGCGCGCTTGCTGCTGCACGCCGAAGGCGAAAACCAGGTGCGCGCCGTGCTGGAGCGCATCGACGCCATCGAAGCGCTGGGCATCGCGTCTGCTGCCGTCTCGCCCGCGTACTGGCGCACGCTCGCCAACCGGCTCGCTGCGCGCCTGCCGTTGCCTGAATACACCGCCGAGAGGCACGCCGCCTGCCTGGCAGGGAGGGCGTTGCCATGA